The Cynocephalus volans isolate mCynVol1 chromosome 16, mCynVol1.pri, whole genome shotgun sequence DNA segment TAGTACCTTTTGTGCTCAGGCAGAGTCTGGGTGGGGGGCGCATGAACAGGTCCCTGTTCACCAGTAAACAAGGGAATGATCCACTCCACTGTGGTGTGAAGACCAGAGACTGTTTGTTGACCTGCAGCCTAGGACCAGTGGCCTCCCAGGCCCAGAGGGAGGAGATGCATGAGAAGAGCCAGGTCCGTTGACAGGTTCCAGAGGGAAGGTGGAGTACAGAGTGAAGGTCACAGGAGCCTGGGCAAAGTCCCCAAAAAGGCTGCCCAGAAACGTGGCTGCTGAGAAGGGCACTAAAGGAGACTTTTTCCATAGAGGAAGCACGACAAGGAAGAACAGGAGGGGACCAGAGCCATCAGTGAGGAGGGGGGAGCTGGGCTGGGGTCTCGGGCTTGGGAGTGCCAGGACTGGGGTGGCAGTGAACAGGAAAGgcaggaggaaaggggagggCTTGGCAGTTCCTtctgggaggaagagaggggcaaggctgaggggccagaggagctggggaggagggctgagCTATGGAGAAGGGTTTGGAAACTTGACATTCAGGGCAGTACAGAGAGGATCAAGTGGCAAGTGGCGCCTGTGGCCTTTCCATCTGCTGAGGGAACCGAAAtcctggaagagatgagagccaGTTTACTGGAGGAGCCCACATCTGAGGTGTTGCCCCGGCCTGGGGCTGGACCAGGAGGAGGATCTCTCAGGCCAAATCCTTGCAGGGGCCGGGAAGGCGAGAGATGCTCCCCACTCTGCACTCGGGgtcgcacacacacaccccatgagGCTGTGATGAATGGGACCCTCACCTGGGCAGGGCTCCTGGGGTCctctgggaggcaggagggttGGAGTGCAAGAAGGATAATGTTGAGGGTGGGTCCAGCTTAGGTCTGTTTTAAAACTCCTGGGCCTATGGGGAAGGTGTGGGGTGCTGGGCTGGCAGGAAGAGGGGGTTTCATATTTCTGGTGGTTTCCGGAGTTTCTGTGGATCTTCCAGGAGCTGGGGCTAAAGGGAAGGAACTGTAGGGAAGAGCAGCTGGTGGGATCAGCTGGCCTCACTGAGGGGTGGGgtggcctcccactgccccaccGCCCACAACCTAGAGCCCTGAGCGAGGTGAGGCCTGAGGAAAGTGGGGGACCAGCAAGCAgcaggagagagacaggaggggaTTGGAAAAGGGCTCCGAATTTGGGGAGGGGGCATTGGGGCTTTGGAGGCCTGGTTATGACAGTTTCTGTGATGCGGGGGGTAGCCTGGGTGGTGGTGCTGGACTGAGACAGGACCGGCTGCACCTTTCCCAGCCAAAGATCTGGAGGGGTGAGGGGGAGTGCATGCACATAGTGTGTGACTGTGTGTCTGTATGTCTACATAGCATGTGTGTCACCAGGCTTGTCTGCGTGTGTTCACTTAAGTGTCTCTCTTTATGTTGCTGTAACTGTTTGACTGCATGTTTACTTGTGCGTCTCTGTACATGTGTATGAGTCTGTATGCCTGCTGTATATATCTctacatgtatttgtatgtgtctgtatgtatATGTAGTATGTGTCTCTGGacttttctgtctgtgtgtctttgtaaGAGTGTGTCTTCAGATGAGTTTGTGCCTGTGTATGTGTGACTattgagtgtgtgtctgtgtgtgtgtgtctatgatCTATGTGCCTCTTTGTGTCTGTGTGCTGGGGGTGCTCAGAGAAGCCCTTGCAAGTGGTAGACACTATTTAGCATGAtttgggaacttttttttttggcggctggctggtatgggaatccgagCCCCTcggccatggtgttatcagcaccccgcTCTACcgagtaagctaactggccagccctgattttGGAACTTGACTCTCAGCCTTGAGCTTCTTATGAAAGGAGTGTTGTGGGGTGATTTCAAGGGACCTTCAGATGAGACCTGTGCCTTCTTGAAAGCTGCTGATTGGGTGCCCTTTTCATGCTGCAGAGTGGACGCTTCTTGCACCCAGCACCGGCTTGCTCACCTTGGCCTTTATAACAGCACTGACATGAACTTTGCTGTTCTGTAGCACTGCAGAAGTCTGTGCTGGTGGGCAGGAAGCCTGGTCCTGACTGTTTGAAAATGGATCCTTGGGTGCTTTTGGGGGCATTGGGACCACACTGGCCCCAGAGGTCTGCTCCATCCTACAAGCAGTTATTGAGTTATTGAGCAAGTGAGGAAGTCCCACCTGCTGACCACCAAGTGATGAGACAGCTAGAAAGAATTCCACCCACCTGCCTTGTGCCACCGAGTGCCACTCACCCTGTTGTTCCTGtccttcctgccacctcctgccaGGCTGGCTCCAGAAAGTGGGTGAAAGGAGATGCTGAGGCCAATGCATAGGGGCTCTGGCCACCTCCCAGGGGGCGGTGCCCCTTTGTGATAACTGGTGTTGGGGCAAGCAGAACGGATGGTTTTAGCCGCCCAGGGAAGGTGGCAGGTGGCTGCCAACCACTGGGCTCCATTCTGTCCCTTCCCCAGGCAGTGGTCACAGTGGCAGTGAGGCCACCAAGGTGTTTATAGAGGAGGATGCCTCGGGCCCTGGAGCGCGCAGACGGTGGCTGGGCCTGGGTGGTACTGCTGGCCACGCTGGTGAGCCAGGGCCTCACCCTGGGCTTCTCCACATGCATCGGCGTGTTCTTCACTGAGCTGCAGCGAGACTTCCAGGCTAGCAACAGCGAGACCTCCTGGTTCCCCTCCATCCTGATGGCTGTACTCCACACTGGGGGTAAGCAGCATGGGCAGGGGCCAAGGGAGGGATGAGaaagggcctggggtgggggaggaagccACAACCTTGCTGGCACCCTGGGTCCCTCTCTGAGGCCAAAAACTTTACCTCCTGGGTGAATTCTTAAGATTTCACCTGATTTCAGCAGGGACGGCTCCCTGGCTGAGATCCAGCTGGACTGGATTGTGTCTCcaggaggctgggctggggaggaggagagaatgggAAAGTGCCTAAGGCCTAAAGCCAGACAAGAGCCTGAAGTCCTCTCAATGGGACCCTCGGATCTCCCTAGATGATCTAGAGAGATCTGGGATTGATCCAGACTAGGCATGCAGGGGTGCTCAGTGCCAGACTGGGAGGAGCTGGTGTTGAGGACAGAGGACCAAGTCTCTACTGCTTCTCAGCTGGgcaatctctctgaacctcagtttctatCTCAACAATGTTGGAGGTAATAATACCCAGCATCCTGCACAGCTCCCACATGGGATGGCAGGGAAGACCACGTGGGCCCCTGGAAGGTGCTAGGAGCTAGGAAATATATGTGGCTCTGAATAATATTCTGGAGACCCTCACTGGGGCTACAGGATGGGAAAGAAGCCTGGGGAAGACCCCAGGAACAAGAGGGAGGCAGGGCAAGTGCGCCATCTCTCCCCAGGGCTCCCTGCGGAGGAGAGGTTCAAAGGCTGGGGCAATGGAGGGAAGGCAGCCCCTGCCTCCCCTCTCCTTGCTCGCTCTCACCACGGGCCTTGGAGGCCCCTGTGTCCTGGTTGGCTCCTTCAGGAATGGGGGCCAGGCAGGAGCTGCCCAGGAGGGTTCTTCAGAGTAGCCACAGGTGCAGGGACCTGCCCTAGCTCCTGTGCTCTCCAGGGAGACTCCACAGATAGCAACCTCAGTAGGGGGCATGGGGAACAGGCCATGAGCTGACAGGCCCACAGGCTCTTGCATGTGTTTGCTTGGCTCGGCTGACCCCATCTTCCTGCCTACTTCCTTGCCACTCCCTCCCCTGGCACCAGCAGCCTGCTTATCATTCCAGGGCCCTCACTGGAATTGGAAGGGAGGGAGATCAGACTGGGAGAGAGATTGCCACCCTCCTGGATGACCCCTGAATCTGCCACTTGGGGATTGGGCTCAGGGCAAGGAGAAAGGCCAGACCTGGCCCAGACTGCATGGCCTCTTGGCCTGCAAGGTTGGGGCAGGTAGTGGGAATCTCAAACGGTTCCTTCTCACACAGGCAGAGGGGGCCTTGGCCAGGAGCTGGGAACCAGGCATCCAGCAGGGCCCCCAGCTCCCCAGCCAGCTTTGGGCTCACCACCCCCTATCAGGCACATCAACATTTCAGTTGGTGTGGGATtcccatctgtctgtccatccgtctcttgcacacacacacacccctttagCCCGTGCTCATTCAGAACACTGTAGACATTTTAAGCTTGGCAGTATCACTGACCCTTTCCAGCACCCCGCCTCCACACCCTTTAGAGGTGAGGGCAGCACAAAGTACCGGCCTGCCTGGGGCTGCAGAGTGAACTCAGGGCAGACACACCCTGCAGAGGAAACACCTTGCTTTCCAGGGCCCTACCCTAGCTCCCGGGCTATCAAGCTGGCCCAAGTCCCAGCCCCAACCCACTCCATGACTCAGGGCTTTCCCCAATGTCACCTTCCCTGAGTCAGGCCAAAGTCTCAGGAGTGGGGAAGATGTGTGGTCAGTTGTCATGTCCACTCCAAAGCCTCACCTTTCCCTCGACAGTAGCAGAGACAGCTGACCACTGCTGATTATCTCTGCTTGATGGGCTGCTCACTCCTTTGTCACTCTCATATCACATGGGCTCATACCACACATCCCCTTCCATgccaaatgcacacacacacacgtgcacacacacacactgcatgcacacgcacactttccctttcccttcGGCTACGCTCTGGAAGAGTAACTTGGAGAAGCTCTATTATGTTTGCTTGGGGGCAGGGTGCTTGGTGAATGGGGCCCCTGTGAAGTGTCCAGGAGCAGCCTGCTTGGACTGGTTCATTTCTCCTTGTGGAGATGTGGGCTGGTGAGAAAGCAGCTtgcaggggtgggggtagggggagagaggCCCCCCTCCACATGAAGCCAAACCTCTAGGTACAGACTTTGGTGGTGGCTGGGGGTGATGGGGAAGGGGAAAATGTACCCCACCTGGTTTTTTCCAGAACTTTCCAGAGGCCAGTGCAAAGAGGTGCAGAGTGGCCCAGGGTTCCACCCAATTGTATAGGTTGGAAGGTGGCGGGAGGACTGTGCCCAGTCTTCCCGAGGATTGGGGTAAGAGGGCAGGTAGAACAGGGGCTGTAGGTGCTCACCATGATTTAGATGccctgggacacccccaccctccacccagaGACAGACCCCAAGCAAGAGGCACCCACTCATGTCATGAGCCAATCCTGTTTCACCTGGATGGAATTGGCCTCAGGTTAGTGCAGTGCAAGCCCTTAGTCTGCCCCTCTAGGGATCTAGGGTCAAACATCACCCAGTCTGACCTCTCATTCTGTAggggaggaaaccaaggcacagaaagggaTCAGGCCACATAGTCAGTCTGTGCCAGGAAGGGGATCAGAATACAGGCCTGTAGGCTCCAGGGCTGTGCCCTTTAAGCCACCTGGAATGGCCCGTTCCTACTGgaacccctcccccactccagctATCCTCCTACCTCCAACCTCCTCATCCACCTGCCACCTGCTTGCCGTCTTCTCCCCACAGGACCCCTGTGCAGCATCCTAGTGGGACGCTTTGGCTACCGAGTGACTGTGATGCTGGGGGGCATGCTGGCCAGCTTGGGCATGGTGGCCGGCTCCTTCTGCCAAACCCTGAGCCAGCTGTACCTCACGGCAGGATTCCTCACAGGTGACTGTCATTCCATCTCAAGAATTACTGGGCACCTACTAAAAAGTGCCAGGTGCAAGTGGACAGGGCAGGCAAGCCTCTTAATCTTCTGGAACTGCTTACAGTCCAGTGAGGGAGATCTACAACCAACAAATAagtaagaatatttaaatatttctggtCTCAACAGAGAAGACAGGACAGGTGATGTGATAGTATCCTggcccagggtgggggtgggcagacaTGAAATGAGTCAACAGGTAAAATATCTAAGACACCCAATGCAGAAAATAAAgtaggagggctggccagttagcccagttatTTAGAGGCCAGTGTTATACTGCGAAGGTCAAGGGTATAGATTgtcatactggtcagctgccaaaagagaaaaaagaaaagaaagtggggttgggggtgggttgAGATTTTCAACAGGACCATGAAGGAGGGCCTCGAGGAGAAGGGGATGTTTGAGCAGAAACCTAATAGAGGTGAGGGAATCCGACATGACACTCTCtggggaagagcatttcaggtagagggaacagcagggGCAAAGACCCTGAAGTTCAAGTGCAGCGGAGTGGCCAATAGGTTAGCAGAGCATGAACAAGGGGGTCAAAGAGATGGGGGAGAGGCTGAATGGGGGTTCAGTtcataaaaggttttttttttttttttttgtcgttttttcgtgaccggcactcagccagtgagtgcactgatCAGTCctaatataggatccgaacccgcggcgggagcgttgccgcgctcccagcgcagcactctaccaagtgcgccacgggctcggccctcataaAAGGTTTTGTAGTGAGATGAGAAGCCATTTGACGGGTTCAGGCAGAGGGGTGAGTGACATTATCCAACTGCTCTTTGTAAAGCATCTCTCTGGCTGTCGTGTTGAGAATATACTCTAGGGGCTAAGCTAGGAGGGTGTGGTCATAGGCACGAGGTGGTCGCAGCACAGACGGTGGTCTGATAGCAGTGATGAGAAGAGGTGAGGCCCAGTGCAGAAAGAAGAGTCAAGGATGATCCAAGAAGATTCCAAGAGTCAAGAAGCTGACACCAAGGTTTTTTGCCCTGAACCACTGGCAGGATGAAGTAGCCTTTAACTATGATGGGAAAACTAGGGGAGGAGCAGACTTAGAGGGAAGATGAGAAGCTCAGCTTTGGTCCCGTAAAGTCTGGAGTTCAAGGGAGAAGCCCTGAGCTAGAGCTGGCAGTTCAGGACTCGTGAGATGGGGTGTATTCAAGTCTTGAGATGGGGTATCTCCCTGCTGTCTCTAAGGGAGGGAGGGTTGGCGGCTGAAGAGCCTCGAGGACTGAGCTCCTCTAAACACTCCAGTGGTCTCCAAGGAAACATGAccagagaggcaggaggagaatCAGAGTTTCTCAAGAAAGTGAGTGAATGAAGTGTGTCGAGCCACCGATGGGTTGATAAGGTGAGGACCAGACTCGACATTTGTATTTAGCAACTTGGAGGTTGGAGACCTCAATAAGAGCAAGTATGGTACAGATGTGAAGGTGAAGGTCTGATTGGAACAGGCTCCAAAGAGACCAGGCGGAGGGGAATTGGAGATGGCAGAGGTAAACAGTACTTCCAGAGCATTTCGATGTAAGGGACCAGAGAAACGGGCCAGTACCCAGAAGGGATTGTGGGGTCAAGAGagggttgttgttgtttattttttacaggaGACTGACATAATGATGAAGGAGAATGGTCTAGCAAAGAGGACAAAAAGGATGATGCAGGAGAGAAGGGATTGCTGGAGGGATGCCTCTGAGTAGACAAGATGCAGTGCAGAAGTGGAGAGCTGGCCACAGGGAGCATGGGCGCACCGTCAGCACGTGTGGGCAGGCAGCTGAGTGTGAGGACGGGAGGAGGTGTTGGGGTGCACAGAGGAAGAAGAGGCCCAGATGGTCACCTAGGAGGGCGAGTGAATGACCAAGGGGGCCATAGTGGCACCCTGGGCCGCCGAGGACCACTGCCATGTGTGGTCCCTAGCTTCCTCTCCAGCATGCTCAGCTGTGCAGGTGCAGGCGTGGAGTGGGCGGGAGCTGGGGAGGCCCCTCTGAGCAGAGGCGGGAGTGGAGTGCAGGAAGCGTAGGGAACACAACTCTGCAGATGTCCCGAGGGAGGAGACGGCTTGGtgttcagaggaagagaaagaagctgaTGTGGCTGGATCATGGTGAGTGAGAGGGAATGGCCTAAGATGGCATTCAAGAGGTGGGCCAGAGCCAGACCACAACAAAACCTTCCAGGATATAGGAAATacaatattttggattttttccaaGTATGATGGGCAGTCTTTGGAAGGTGTTAAGCAGGGAGGGACTTAAtccaatttgatttttaaaagctcactcTGGTACTCCCGAGTGCCCCTGGTGGCCTTGGGAGGTCAGATCTAAGAGGTGAGAAGCTTACAAGCAGGCTGATTCCATCTTCAATCCCTGGGGACTTGGAAGTGGGTCTGGGCTCCAACCAAAAGAAGGCAGATAAATGACATGATCCCACAACCCTCATTCTGGTGCGGGCCCCAGGATGTCCCCGAGCTAGTGTCCCCTCTTGCACTGCAGGTCTGGGCTTGTGCTTCAGCTTCCAGTCGAGCATTGCGGCACTGGGCTTGTACTTTGTCCACCGGCAGGCGCTGGCCAACTCGGTGGCCTCAGCAGGTGTCTCCCTTGGCATCACACTCTGGCCACTGCTCTCCCGCTACCTCCTGGAGGACCTGGGCTGGAGGGGGACCTTCCTTATCTTCGGCGGGGTCCTTCTCCACTGCTGTGTCTGCGGGGCCATCCTGAGGCCTGTGGCCCGTGAGACCAAAGAAGCTCCCCCTCCATCTTCCAAGACACCTGCACGCAGCTGCCTGGCAGTGTGTGGACGGACCATCCAGCGCCACCTGGCCTTCGACATCCTGCGGCATAACACGGGCTACTGCGTGTATACTCTGGGCGTGATGTGGATGTTCATGGGTTTCCCACTGCCACCCATCTTCCTGGTGCCATATGCCATGTTGCATGGGGTGGACGAGAAACAGGCAGCCCTGCTCATCACCATCATTGGCCTTAGCAACATCTTCCTGCGGCCGGTGGCTGGACTGGTGGCAGGCCGGCAGGGCTTTGCCAGCCACCGCAAGTACCTGTTCTGCCTGGCCGTCCTGCTCAATGGGCTCACCAACCTGGTGGGTGCAGTGTTGACCGACTTCTGGGTGCTGGTGGGCTACTCACTGGTGTACAGCGTGTCCATGAGCGGCATTGGTGCCCTCATCTTTCAAGTCCTCATGGACGTTGTCCCCATGGATCAGTTTCCCAGGGCCCTGGGCCTCTTCACCACCCTGGATGGCATTTCTATCCTCATCGCCCCGCCACTGGCTGGTGAGGCCCTGGGAGGGAGGGCAGCCAGGTGTGCCCAAGTGTGGCCTAGGTGGGTAGGGTAGGGGGAGTGGAGCAAAGGGGAACCGTCTGGACAGATTTGGGTCCAGTCCTGCATCTCTAGGGGTAGCAACTtggaatctgtgatttttccaggcACCCAGGAGACTGTGCTACAGCCTGTTCTCTAACTGGCACTCGGGGTATGATCAGTTAAAAACATGGGTTTGCAAACTGGACCAACCTAAGTCCTTCATCTTCCTCCCtatacctacattaaaaaaaaaattattaaggtgGGGATGATAACAGAATCTATCCTGAAGGCTTGTTGTGAGGATCCCAGTAAAGAGCTTagtggagggccggcccgtggctcactcgggagagtgtggtgctgataacaccaaggccatgggttcggatcccatatagggatggccagttcgctcacttcagagagcatggtgctgacaacaccaagtcaagggttaagatccccttacaggtcatctttaaaaaaaaaaaaaaaaaaaagcttaatggAGAGACTGGCAAGTAGTAAGTGCTATGCATATGCGTGCTTGCTATTATTAACATCCTGGTTCTCCTTCCTGCCTGAGGGGCCTGAGCaagtcattttccttctctgagccacaatgtcatctgcaaaatgcAGAAGAGAACACCTGCCCTGACCATTTATTCACCAGTGCCAGTCACTAGGTGCACGTGGCTGAATACAAAGGTCCCTACCCCCTTGGGGCTTACCTTCTGGAGGAGAAGTCAGGAATTAAAGCAAAGAGAAGTGTTTGTGACCACATGGTGATTTATGCTGGGAGGGAAACAAAACAATATGGAAGTAGAGACCCACATGAGAACAACTGAGAGGGTGACATTCCAAGTAAATGAGGAAATGGGTGTAGAGCCATTGGTGCTGGGGGGCAGTCAACAAACAGTATGTGGTGGCACTTATTATGTAAGACATGGGAGGTTGATTCCAGCCCAATGGGGATAGTTTCCAAGGGAGTTCTCTAAGCAAGTGGAGAGAGCATCAGGAGGTATGGGTGGGACCTGAGAGGGGGCTGCGCAAATGTCCCAGACTCCACTAGCCCTTGTCTCCTCGGTTCCCTGCTACCAAGGGTGAGGGGGTCATGCCCTTAAGTTCTCTTCTGGCCTGAGGACTCTTCTTGCCCAGGCTAGAGTAGGTTTAGTGTTTCCCCCACGTCCttccattcaataaatatctactgAGTGCCAACTGGGTGCCAGCCGTGATTCCTAGTACAGTGGAGACAGAAATAAAATCCCTGCTCTCACGAAGCACACATCTTATTGGGGGAGGCCTGGTAGCCCTAGGCAGTGGCCTAACTTGCTCTCTGTCCCCCAGGGTTCCTCCTGGATGCCACCAACAACTTCAGCTGCGTTTTCTACCTGTCAAGCTTCTTCCTCATCTCAGCTTCCCTCTTCATGGGTGGCAGCTTCTATGCCCTGCAGAAGAAGGAGAGGCGAGACAGGAGGGCTGTGGTGGAAGGAGCCAGAATGGAAGCTGCCCCAGAGCAGGATATTACCCCGGAAGGCAGAGACAGTTCCAAGAAGCATCTGTCCCCTGAGATCACATATGTGACCAGTATCTGAGCCCTGAGGTCAGTTAGTGGCCACTGTCTCAACCCAGGAATGGGATCTCCAGCTGTTTTACCAGGGGCTGAGCTAAAGGCAGCCCAGGAAGCCTGGATCAAAGGCTGTCCAGGCTCTGCAAGGTGGGACTCAGCCAGGAATTGGGACTGAACACTGAAGACTCAGTGTTCCTTCCAACAACAGGATCCAGGAACAGACCCTCCTGACTTTTCTCCTTGGACACCAGGTTACCTGGGGTCCAGGAAGGTGGAGCTGAGCCCCGCTTGGGCCTTTCACGGCCAGCTTGTTCAGCTAGCTGCCCATTGCTGCTCTTACAACTCAACACATTGGACCATCATGTGCCTCTGACATTGTCTCTCCTTGTCCTTCTCTGTCCTTCAGACAGTTCTGAAGAGCTCACCCTTCCTCTGGGGATCCCCTGCTTCCCTCTTCCCAAGTGACCCAGGCTTTACCGTTACAGTAGCCGAGGTGGGTGGTGTGGCTGCCCTTACACAGATTACTGGGCCTCATGCTGACTGTGAGAGGCAGAAGTGGCAGGCCAGGCTGAAGAGTTGATACACAACTGGGACAGATTAAAAATcaagtagagaaaaaaaataagcaaataagaaaaaaaaaaaaaatcaagtagagTACCCGTCGTGG contains these protein-coding regions:
- the SLC16A5 gene encoding monocarboxylate transporter 6, coding for MPRALERADGGWAWVVLLATLVSQGLTLGFSTCIGVFFTELQRDFQASNSETSWFPSILMAVLHTGGPLCSILVGRFGYRVTVMLGGMLASLGMVAGSFCQTLSQLYLTAGFLTGLGLCFSFQSSIAALGLYFVHRQALANSVASAGVSLGITLWPLLSRYLLEDLGWRGTFLIFGGVLLHCCVCGAILRPVARETKEAPPPSSKTPARSCLAVCGRTIQRHLAFDILRHNTGYCVYTLGVMWMFMGFPLPPIFLVPYAMLHGVDEKQAALLITIIGLSNIFLRPVAGLVAGRQGFASHRKYLFCLAVLLNGLTNLVGAVLTDFWVLVGYSLVYSVSMSGIGALIFQVLMDVVPMDQFPRALGLFTTLDGISILIAPPLAGFLLDATNNFSCVFYLSSFFLISASLFMGGSFYALQKKERRDRRAVVEGARMEAAPEQDITPEGRDSSKKHLSPEITYVTSI